In one Lolium rigidum isolate FL_2022 chromosome 3, APGP_CSIRO_Lrig_0.1, whole genome shotgun sequence genomic region, the following are encoded:
- the LOC124703457 gene encoding flavin mononucleotide hydrolase 1, chloroplatic-like gives MVSLIPRTPCFASFLKPTAHASPCSLRLPPMSSSATGPVASAAAEASRPRKMPVLLFDIMDTVVLDPFYHHIPAFFQMSMKELLESKHPTAWSEFETGVIDESELARKFFNDGRSFDMEGLKKCMVKAYEYIDGVEDILCSLKKNNYEVHAFTNYPVWYQLIEEKLKLSNYLSWTFCSCHIGKRKPSTDFYLSAVDHLNIDPGNCIFIDDRMVNVEAALSVGMAGLHFKNAEVLKNELCALGVELAPLVLQGETGVQ, from the exons ATGGTCTCCTTGATCCCTCGAACTCCCTGTTTTGCTTCCTTCCTCAAACCCACCGCCCACGCTTCTCCCTGCTCGCTGCGGCTGCCACCCATGTCATCCTCCGCCACCGGCCCCGTGGCCTCGGCGGCAGCGGAAGCATCCCGGCCAAGGAAGATGCCGGTACTGCTGTTCGACATCATGGACACCGTCGTCCTGGACCCCTTCTACCACCACATCCCCGCCTTTTTCCA AATGTCCATGAAAGAACTCTTAGAAAGCAAGCATCCAACAGCATGGTCTGAATTTGAGACGGGAGTGATTGATGAG agTGAGCTGGCTAGAAAATTCTTCAATGATGGCAGATCATTTGATATGGAAG GTCTGAAAAAATGCATGGTGAAAGCATATGAGTACATTGATGGCGTTGAAGACATTCTTTGCAGTTTAAAGAAAAATAACTATGAAGTGCATGCCTTTACAAATTATCCAGTGTG GTACCAGTTGATCGAGGAGAAGTTAAAGCTGTCGAACTATTTGTCGTGGACATTTTGTTCTTGTCACATTG GAAAACGCAAGCCTTCAACTGATTTTTATCTCAGTGCTGTGGATCATCTCAATATTGATCCAGGAAACTGCATTTTCATTGATGACAG GATGGTGAACGTTGAAGCAGCCCTTAGTGTAGGAATGGCTGGTTTGCATTTTAAAAATGCCGAGGTCCTAAAGAATGAACTGTGCGCATTGGGAGTTGAATTAGCACCTCTTGTGCTTCAAGGTGAAACTGGGGTACAATAA
- the LOC124699553 gene encoding cycloeucalenol cycloisomerase-like: protein MTAVRRHAGAKPRGGAAGKNPWLAADGSKRWGETFFLLYTPFWLTLCLGVVVPFKLYERFTELEYLVLGLVSTLPAFLIPLFFVGKADSIRSLKDRYWVKANVWIMIFSYVGNYFWTHYFFTVLGASYTFPSWRMNNVPHTTFLLAHSCFLLYHMASNMTLRRLRHTTAHLPQSIRWLFDAAWILAFSYFFAYLETLAIANFPYYEFVDRDAMYKVGSMFYAIYFLVSFPMFARIDEKAEKWDLGRVAVDALGAAMLVTIILDLWRIFLGPIVPIPESKRCGQPGLAWF from the exons ATGACAG CTGTCCGGCGGCACGCGGGCGCGAAGCCCAGGGGCGGCGCCGCGGGGAAGAACCCGTGGCTGGCGGCGGACGGGAGCAAGCGCTGGGGGGAGACGTTCTTCCTGCTCTACACCCCCTTCTGGCTCACGCTCTGCCTCGGCGTCGTCGTCCCCTTCAAGCTCTACGAG AGGTTCACGGAGCTGGAGTACTTGGTTCTTGGATTGGTGTCAACCCTGCCTGCTTTTCTCATCCCCCTGTTCTTCGTAGGGAAG GCAGATAGTATTAGAAGTTTGAAAGATCGTTACTGGGTCAAG GCTAATGTTTGGATCATGATTTTCAGTTATGTTGGCAACTACTTTTGGACACATTACTTCTTCACAGTTCTTGGTGCGTCATATACTTTTCCATCATGGAGGATGAATAAT GTACCCCATACTACATTTCTTCTGGCTCATTCCTGCTTCTTATTGTATCACATGGCATCAAATATGACACTTCGTAGATTGCGTCACACTACAGCTCACCTGCCACAGTCTATTCGGTGGTTGTTTGATGCTGCATGGATTTTAGCATTCTCATACTTCTTTGCCTACTTGGAGACTCTAGCCATTGCAAAT TTTCCGTATTACGAATTCGTTGATCGGGACGCAATGTACAAAGTTGGATCAATGTTTTATGCAATATACTTCCTTGTCAGCTTTCCAATGTTCGCAAG GATCGACGAAAAAGCAGAGAAGTGGGACCTTGGCAGGGTAGCTGTCGACGCTCTGGGTGCAGCAATGCTCGTCACGATAATACTCGATCTGTGGCGCATATTCCTGGGGCCAATCGTACCCATACCCGAATCAAAACGGTGCGGCCAGCCGGGGCTTGCATGGTTCTAG
- the LOC124696565 gene encoding receptor protein kinase-like protein ZAR1 yields MRSLLHSSLGILLLTLLLVLASSPPATPLSADGLALLAFKAAVTDDPSWALSAWSANDTDPCRWPGVACVNTSSSPEPRVAGLAVAGKNLTGYLPSELGSLAFLRRLNLHGNRLSGTIPPSLANATALRSIFLYDNNLTGAFPASLCDLPRLQNLDLSKNSLTGALPAAGLARCTQLERLIISSNDFTGAIPAAALPKMASLQLLDLSSNSLTGAIPPELGRLPALAGTLNISRNHLSGGVPPELGHLPATVSLDLRFNNLSGEIPQSGSLASQGPTAFLNNPGLCGFPLQVPCRAAPPSSSSPTAPIAIGPAGGAGGPRQGIKTSLIVLISLADAAGVALIGVIVVYVYWKLRDRRGLNGEDDDDEEGRGLFGCPCMRARSCGDSSDGSDAGGGGEKKKCGGEDGELVAIDRGFRMELDELLRSSAYVLGKGGKGIVYKVVVGNGTTPVAVRRIGGGTKAPERYKEFAAEAGAVGRVRHANVVRLRAYYWSPDEKLVVTDFINNGNLATALRGRSGQPSLSWSLRLRIAKGAARGLAHLHECSPRRYVHGEVKPSNVLLDSDYNALIADFGLARLLTIAGCADPAAAGAGGIMGGALPYVKPAPDRPNAYRAPEARVPGARPSQKSDVYSFGVLLLELLTGRSPEHASPSGSSASFSGPGAIDGQQQQPQAPEIVRWVRQGFEDARPLSELADEAVLRDAGARKEVVAAFHVALGCVEADLERRPRMKAVSDKLEKIGS; encoded by the exons ATGAGGAGCCTACTGCACTCATCACTTGGCATACTGCTGCTGACATTGCTTCTCGTGCTCGcatcctcgccgccggcgacgccgctGTCGGCGGACGGGCTCGCGCTGCTGGCGTTCAAGGCCGCGGTCACCGACGACCCGTCGTGGGCGCTGTCGGCGTGGTCGGCCAACGACACGGACCCGTGCCGCTGGCCGGGGGTGGCCTGCGTCAACACCTCCTCCTCCCCCGAGCCGCGCGTCGCCGGCCTGGCCGTCGCGGGCAAGAACCTCACCGGCTACCTCCCGTCCGAGCTCGGCTCGCTCGCCTTCCTCCGCCGCCTCAACCTCCACGGCAACCGCCTCTCCGGCACCATCCCACCCTCGCTCGCCAACGCCACGGCCCTGCGCTCCATCTTCCTCTACGACAACAACCTCACCGGCGCCTTCCCGGCCTCGCTCTGCGACCTCCCGCGCCTGCAGAACCTCGACCTCTCCAAGAACTCCCTCACCGGCGCGCTCCCGGCGGCGGGGCTCGCGCGATGCACGCAGCTGGAACGCCTCATCATCTCCAGCAATGACTTCACCGGCGcgatccccgccgccgccctgccgaAGATGGCGAGCCTGCAGCTGCTCGACCTGTCGTCCAACTCCCTCACGGGCGCCATCCCGCCCGAGCTCGGGAGGCTGCCTGCGCTAGCCGGCACGCTGAACATCTCCCGCAACCACCTCTCCGGCGGGGTACCGCCGGAGCTCGGGCACCTCCCGGCGACCGTCAGCCTCGACCTCCGCTTCAACAACCTCTCGGGCGAGATCCCGCAGTCGGGGTCCCTCGCCAGCCAGGGCCCCACGGCCTTCCTCAACAACCCCGGCCTCTGCGGCTTCCCGCTCCAGGTCCCCTGCCGCGCGGCCCCGCCGTCCTCGTCCTCCCCAACGGCCCCGATCGCCATCGGCCcagccggcggcgcgggcggccctCGGCAGGGGATCAAGACCAGCCTCATTGTCCTCATCTCGCTCGCCGACGCGGCCGGGGTCGCCCTCATCGGCGTCATCGTGGTGTACGTGTACTGGAAGCTGCGCGACCGGCGGGGGCTCAacggcgaagacgacgacgacgaggaggggcGGGGGCTGTTCGGCTGCCCGTGCATGCGCGCCAGGTCGTGCGGGGACTCGTCGGACGGGtcggacgccggcggcggcggcgagaagaagaagtgcggcggcgaggacggggAGCTGGTGGCGATCGACAGGGGGTTCCGGATGGAGCTGGACGAGCTGCTGCGGTCGTCGGCGTACGTGCTGGGCAAGGGCGGGAAGGGGATCGTGTACAAGGTGGTGGTGGGCAACGGGACGACGCCGGTCGCCGTGCGCCGGATCGGCGGCGGCACCAAGGCCCCCGAGCGGTACAAGGAGttcgcggcggaggcgggcgccgTCGGGCGGGTGCGGCACGCCAACGTCGTCAGGCTGCGCGCCTACTACTGGTCGCCCGACGAGAAGCTCGTCGTCACGGACTTCATCAACAACGGCAACCTCGCCACCGCGCTGCGCG GGCGTTCGGGGCAGCCGAGCCTGTCGTGGTCGCTGCGGCTGCGGATCGCCAAGGGCGCGGCGCGCGGCCTGGCGCACCTCCACGAGTGCAGCCCGCGGCGGTACGTCCACGGCGAGGTCAAGCCCTCCAACGTCCTCCTCGACTCGGACTACAACGCCCTCATCGCCGACTTCGGCCTCGCCCGGCTCCTCACCATCGCCGGCTGCGCGGACCCCGCCGCCGCAGGCGCCGGCGGCATAATGGGCGGCGCTCTCCCGTACGTCAAGCCCGCGCCGGACCGGCCCAACGCGTACCGCGCGCCCGAGGCCCGCGTGCCCGGGGCGCGGCCGAGCCAGAAGTCCGACGTGTACTCATTCGGCGTCCTGCTGCTGGAGCTGCTCACCGGGCGGTCGCCGGAGCATGCGTCGCCCTCCGGTTCCTCGGCGTCGTTTTCGGGGCCTGGTGCCATTGacgggcagcagcagcagccgcaggcaCCGGAGATCGTGAGGTGGGTGCGGCAGGGGTTCGAGGACGCGCGGCCGCTGTCGGAGCTGGCCGACGAGGCCGTGCTGCGGGACGCCGGCGCGCGcaaggaggtggtggcggcgttCCACGTCGCGCTCGGGTGCGTCGAGGCAGACCTGGAGCGGCGGCCGCGGATGAAGGCCGTCTCCGACAAGCTCGAAAAGATCGGGTCGTGA